The following proteins come from a genomic window of Neoarius graeffei isolate fNeoGra1 chromosome 26, fNeoGra1.pri, whole genome shotgun sequence:
- the LOC132874084 gene encoding PAK4-inhibitor INKA2-like: protein MDSCLKRLRQELLSMKEAGDGLHAQMNSMMGALQELKLLQVQTALEQLEISGKNNCVAPSPGKSINCHFQPQDQQHQLSEVSGQEDQLQSHHLHRSSLGTSPSTSSLESEGMPLPRKISGYTVPQVEYCGPKMCQTQTDHQSMHPHASRPTQVDLPGILHSLSREGPSLDSDYIEDSLDDSSDWTSSLMSRSRNRQPLVLGDNVLADLVGNWLDLPEVDKDCVEGGKGINRPDSPAHPLYLSRSQELCKRFSLTSNIFKKFLRSVRPDRDKLLKEKPGWMPPGHDSEAELFKRPKKTAKAKGRFYLPFWAGGGQQANGKLCPQPSEETGQFLGLYLDRRPTDAVETVQPLLDHNTAVWV, encoded by the exons ATGGATTCATGTTTGAAGAGACTGAGACAAGAACTG CTTTCTATGAAAGAGGCTGGTGATGGTCTTCATGCTCAGATGAACTCCATGATGGGAGCTCTCCAAGAACTCAAACTTCTCCAAGTTCAAACCGCACTTGAGCAGCTGGAGATCTCAGGAAAAAATAATTGTGTGGCTCCATCACCAGGTAAATCCATTAACTGTCACTTTCAACCTCAAGACCAGCAACATCAGTTATCTGAGGTCTCTGGGCAAGAAGATCAACTTCAGTCTCATCACTTACATCGCAGTAGTCTTGGAACTTCACCCTCTACATCCAGCCTAGAGAGTGAGGGTATGCCATTGCCCAGGAAGATCTCTGGATACACTGTTCCACAAGTGGAATATTGTGGCCCAAAAATGTGTCAAACACAAACAGACCACCAAAGCATGCACCCACATGCATCCCGACCTACACAAGTGGATCTGCCCGGGATTCTCCACAGCTTGTCTCGAGAGGGACCGTCCTTGGACAGTGACTACATCGAGGACAGTTTGGATGACTCCAGTGATTGGACCTCCTCTCTTATGAGTCGCAGCCGCAATCGTCAACCTTTGGTACTTGGAGACAATGTACTTGCTGACCTGGTAGGCAACTGGCTTGATCTGCCTGAAGTGGACAAAGACTGTGTCGAAGGAGGAAAGGGAATCAACAGACCAGACTCCCCAGCTCATCCACTCTACCTCAGCCGATCCCAAGAGCTCTGCAAGAGGTTCTCGCTAACCAGCAATATCTTTAAGAAATTTCTGCGTAGTGTGCGACCTGACCGGGATAAGCTGTTGAAAGAAAAACCTGGTTGGATGCCACCAGGTCATGACTCTGAAGCAGAGCTTTTCAAGAGACCCAAGAAAACTGCCAAGGCCAAGGGTAGATTCTACTTGCCATTTTGGGCAGGAGGTGGACAGCAAGCAAATGGTAAATTGTGTCCTCAGCCTTCAGAGGAGACGGGCCAGTTCTTAGGACTTTACCTAGATAGGAGACCTACAGATGCAGTGGAAACGGTCCAGCCTTTGCTTGATCACAATACAGCTGTTTGGGTTTAA